In one window of Metasolibacillus fluoroglycofenilyticus DNA:
- a CDS encoding heavy metal translocating P-type ATPase, whose translation MATKEQQYRLENLSCVNCAAKFERNIRDITTVEDVQLNFGAAKLTVVGDATVEQLEEAGAFDGIKVKSINDRQKTTIPFYKRKENIFAGLSLLFVLAAVIMSSFYEEDSALVVSLYIGAIVVGGHAMFLTGFKNLLRFEFDMKTLMTIAIIGAAIIGEWQEAAVVVFLFAVSEALEAYSMNKARQSIETLMDIAPPIALIKRTHGDHMHEIEVPTEDVQIGDILIVKPGQKIAMDGIVISGTSAVNQASITGESIPVHKTLNDEVFAGTLNEEGALEVKVTKLVHDTTIAKIIHLVEEAQAEKAPSQKFVDRFAKYYTPAIIVVAILVAIIPSLITGNWLEWIYQGLAVLVVGCPCALVVSTPVAIVTAIGNAARHGVLIKGGVYLEELGHINAVAFDKTGTLTKGTPEVTQIITTIIPKEELLALVGAVEKKSQHPLAQAVLKKAAALHVEIANATDFQSVTGKGAYATVEGHKIAVGSVNWISSLASINEELTEQIADFAAEGQSVIVAARDGECIGILAIADQLRQESKEVVSQLEHSVMLTGDAPLTAQTIAKNLGITDVRAGLLPEHKLQAIKELQGQYGKVAMVGDGVNDAPALATASVGIAMGGAGTDAALETADIVLMGDDLTKLPYTMRLSKKALSIIKQNIAFALLLKLIALLLVIPGWLTLWIAIFADMGATLLVVLNSLRLLNKQ comes from the coding sequence ATGGCTACAAAAGAGCAACAATATCGTCTTGAAAATCTGTCTTGTGTCAATTGTGCGGCAAAATTTGAGCGTAATATTCGAGACATTACGACTGTTGAGGACGTACAGCTCAACTTTGGTGCAGCAAAGCTAACAGTTGTTGGTGACGCGACTGTTGAGCAGCTTGAAGAGGCAGGTGCCTTTGATGGCATTAAAGTTAAATCAATAAATGACCGCCAAAAAACAACAATTCCTTTTTATAAGCGTAAGGAGAATATTTTTGCAGGTCTCTCTTTATTATTTGTACTTGCAGCTGTTATAATGAGCTCATTTTACGAAGAGGACAGTGCGCTTGTCGTAAGTCTTTATATAGGGGCAATTGTTGTCGGTGGGCATGCGATGTTTTTAACAGGCTTTAAAAATTTACTACGTTTTGAATTCGATATGAAAACATTAATGACAATTGCAATTATTGGTGCGGCTATTATTGGGGAGTGGCAGGAGGCGGCAGTTGTTGTCTTTTTATTCGCTGTAAGTGAAGCGTTAGAGGCGTATTCGATGAATAAGGCACGTCAATCTATCGAAACATTAATGGATATTGCACCACCTATTGCGTTGATTAAGCGCACACATGGCGACCATATGCATGAGATAGAGGTTCCGACAGAGGATGTTCAAATTGGAGATATTCTTATCGTTAAGCCGGGGCAAAAAATTGCAATGGATGGCATTGTTATAAGTGGTACATCTGCTGTCAATCAAGCGTCCATTACAGGTGAGTCGATTCCCGTTCATAAAACACTAAATGACGAGGTATTCGCAGGCACATTGAATGAAGAGGGTGCACTTGAAGTAAAAGTAACGAAGCTTGTACATGATACAACGATTGCAAAAATTATTCATTTAGTAGAAGAAGCGCAGGCGGAAAAAGCACCATCTCAAAAATTTGTTGACCGTTTTGCGAAATACTATACACCAGCGATTATCGTTGTGGCGATACTTGTCGCAATTATTCCATCGCTTATTACAGGCAATTGGCTAGAATGGATTTATCAAGGCTTAGCGGTGCTTGTCGTAGGCTGTCCGTGCGCATTAGTTGTCTCAACACCCGTCGCAATTGTTACAGCGATTGGGAATGCCGCAAGACATGGGGTATTGATTAAAGGTGGTGTTTACCTAGAGGAGTTAGGGCATATTAATGCAGTTGCCTTCGACAAAACAGGCACATTAACGAAAGGTACACCAGAAGTAACACAAATTATCACGACGATAATTCCAAAGGAGGAATTATTAGCTCTAGTTGGTGCTGTGGAAAAAAAATCTCAGCATCCATTGGCACAGGCAGTGTTGAAAAAAGCTGCTGCACTACATGTGGAAATAGCGAATGCTACAGATTTCCAATCAGTCACTGGAAAAGGCGCTTATGCAACGGTGGAAGGGCATAAGATTGCAGTAGGCAGTGTCAATTGGATTAGTTCACTCGCATCTATTAATGAAGAGCTAACAGAGCAAATTGCAGATTTCGCGGCTGAAGGGCAATCTGTTATTGTTGCAGCACGCGATGGTGAATGTATCGGTATATTAGCAATTGCTGACCAACTGCGTCAGGAAAGTAAAGAGGTTGTTTCACAGCTTGAGCATAGTGTAATGTTAACGGGCGATGCACCATTAACTGCACAGACAATCGCAAAGAATCTTGGCATTACAGATGTGCGAGCGGGCTTGCTGCCGGAGCATAAACTGCAAGCGATTAAGGAATTACAAGGACAATATGGCAAGGTTGCAATGGTAGGTGATGGCGTTAACGACGCGCCTGCTCTTGCAACAGCATCTGTTGGTATTGCAATGGGTGGTGCGGGTACAGACGCAGCATTAGAAACAGCCGATATCGTGCTAATGGGCGACGATTTAACAAAGCTTCCGTATACGATGCGCTTAAGTAAAAAAGCATTGTCAATCATTAAACAAAATATTGCTTTCGCTTTATTACTAAAACTAATTGCCTTATTGCTAGTCATTCCGGGCTGGCTCACACTATGGATTGCGATTTTTGCAGATATGGGTGCGACATTGCTTGTCGTATTAAACTCACTACG
- a CDS encoding ArsR/SmtB family transcription factor produces the protein MKDVCEITKINEETVERVQGQLPELGHVAKFLKALADETRLKIAYALTIEKALCVCDVAAIIGSSVATASHHLRYLKENRLAKSHREGKLVYYSLADDHVYQIVKIAYEHAEEDR, from the coding sequence ATGAAGGATGTTTGTGAAATAACGAAAATTAATGAAGAGACGGTGGAGCGTGTGCAAGGGCAGTTGCCGGAGCTTGGGCATGTTGCGAAGTTTTTAAAAGCGCTAGCAGATGAAACGAGATTAAAAATTGCTTATGCGTTAACAATAGAAAAAGCGTTATGTGTGTGCGATGTTGCGGCGATTATTGGCTCGTCCGTTGCTACAGCTTCACATCATTTACGCTATTTAAAGGAAAATCGTTTAGCAAAATCTCATCGTGAAGGAAAGCTTGTGTATTATTCGCTAGCGGATGACCATGTTTATCAAATTGTGAAAATTGCCTATGAGCATGCGGAGGAGGACAGATAA